In Haloplanus rubicundus, one DNA window encodes the following:
- a CDS encoding electron transfer flavoprotein subunit beta/FixA family protein → MKILVTVKEVAEVADDFEIEGLSIPETYLEYDLNEWDDYAVEAAVRIAEDRDEDVEVVAVTIGPERSEETVRMALAKGVDRAVRVWDDALAEADVLDPTTTARVLAAVAEAEDPDLVLSGVQAADTGFGATGVALADLLDMGWAAVVNDLELTDGEASVRRELEGGVEELTTVDLPAVLTIQTGINEPRYASLRGIRRAQRKELAVHTLADLDLDPGLVDDDLTLAGMSKPESESDATVFEGSAEETAAELETVLRDAGVGAE, encoded by the coding sequence ATGAAGATTCTCGTGACCGTCAAGGAGGTCGCCGAAGTCGCCGACGACTTCGAAATTGAGGGGCTCTCGATCCCGGAGACGTACCTCGAGTACGACCTCAACGAGTGGGACGACTACGCCGTCGAGGCCGCGGTCCGCATCGCGGAGGACCGCGACGAGGACGTGGAGGTCGTCGCCGTCACGATCGGCCCGGAGCGAAGCGAGGAGACGGTCCGCATGGCCCTGGCGAAAGGCGTCGACCGCGCGGTCCGCGTCTGGGACGACGCGCTCGCCGAGGCTGACGTCCTCGACCCGACGACGACCGCCCGGGTTCTCGCCGCCGTCGCCGAGGCGGAGGACCCCGACCTCGTGCTCTCGGGCGTCCAGGCCGCGGACACCGGCTTCGGCGCCACCGGCGTCGCCCTCGCGGACCTGCTCGATATGGGGTGGGCCGCCGTGGTGAACGACCTGGAGTTGACGGACGGCGAGGCCTCGGTTCGCCGCGAACTCGAAGGCGGCGTCGAGGAACTGACCACGGTCGATCTGCCCGCCGTGCTGACGATCCAGACCGGGATCAACGAGCCGCGCTACGCCAGCCTCCGCGGGATTCGACGGGCCCAGCGCAAGGAACTCGCCGTCCACACGCTCGCCGACCTCGACCTCGACCCGGGGCTCGTCGACGACGACCTGACACTCGCGGGGATGTCGAAACCCGAGAGCGAGTCCGATGCCACGGTCTTCGAGGGATCGGCCGAGGAGACGGCGGCCGAACTCGAGACGGTCCTGCGGGACGCGGGGGTGGGCGCGGAATGA
- a CDS encoding electron transfer flavoprotein subunit alpha/FixB family protein, giving the protein MSDVLVVADHRRGELRPVSYELLTVGRELADAMGGDLRAAVVGGDVERFAEKLDCEGVDAVHTVAGGEEFNHDVTAAAVTALADAFDPAAVVMPNSVNGLDYAPAVATRLSLPLVTDAVALDYEDGLTVTREMYGSKVETVIDVTSEPVALTIRGGEWPAAEGVGDAAVEPFDVDVDESSIRSTVRGFEEVGAGDVDISEAEFVVSVGRGIEEEENLDLIEELAEALDATLAASRPIVDNGWLPKNRQVGQSGKVVTPKVYLAIGISGAVQHVAGMKGADTIIAINTDPDAPIFDIADYGIVDDLFDVVPELIERFD; this is encoded by the coding sequence ATGAGCGACGTCCTCGTCGTCGCCGACCACCGCCGGGGCGAACTCCGGCCGGTGAGCTACGAACTCCTGACCGTGGGTCGCGAACTGGCCGACGCGATGGGTGGTGACCTCCGTGCCGCCGTCGTCGGCGGCGACGTGGAGCGGTTCGCCGAGAAACTCGACTGCGAGGGCGTCGACGCCGTCCACACCGTCGCCGGGGGCGAGGAGTTCAACCACGACGTGACGGCCGCCGCGGTGACGGCGCTCGCCGACGCGTTCGACCCTGCGGCCGTCGTGATGCCGAACAGCGTCAACGGGCTGGACTACGCCCCCGCCGTCGCGACGCGCCTGTCGCTCCCGCTGGTCACCGACGCCGTCGCCCTCGACTACGAGGACGGCCTGACGGTCACCCGCGAGATGTACGGGTCGAAGGTGGAGACGGTGATCGACGTGACGAGCGAGCCAGTCGCGCTGACGATCCGCGGCGGTGAGTGGCCGGCCGCCGAGGGGGTCGGCGACGCCGCCGTCGAGCCGTTCGACGTCGACGTCGACGAGTCGTCGATCCGCTCGACGGTGCGGGGGTTCGAAGAGGTCGGCGCCGGCGACGTGGACATCAGCGAGGCGGAGTTCGTCGTCTCCGTCGGCCGCGGCATCGAGGAGGAGGAGAACCTCGACCTGATCGAGGAGCTAGCCGAGGCGCTGGACGCGACGCTGGCGGCGTCGCGTCCCATCGTCGACAACGGCTGGCTGCCGAAGAACCGGCAGGTCGGCCAGTCGGGGAAGGTCGTCACGCCGAAAGTGTATCTCGCCATCGGCATCTCGGGGGCGGTCCAGCACGTTGCGGGGATGAAAGGCGCCGACACGATCATCGCGATCAACACCGACCCGGACGCGCCGATCTTCGACATCGCGGACTACGGCATCGTCGACGACCTGTTCGACGTGGTGCCCGAACTGATCGAGCGGTTCGACTAG
- a CDS encoding polyprenyl synthetase family protein → MEYLDRRVGLVNDRLESLIEAVEPPELAAELDHVALSGGKRVRPAVTVLTCEAVGGTPGDAVDFAVGIELVHNASLVIDDIIDRSEVRRGTPSAWAEFGYGPAIIASDGLLGEAFALFSENERAMRIVAEAMVELGEGEATELVARPENEAEYMELARRKTGVLFRAAAELGAVAGGADAFTVESLGDYAERVGVAFQIRDDVLDATADAAALGKPTGQDAEMDRPSLVQVTNLSPEAANERAQRESDRALAALSTAETEEVDAVEYLQDLAEFVVVRER, encoded by the coding sequence ATGGAGTATCTGGATCGCCGTGTCGGGCTGGTGAACGACCGGTTGGAGTCGCTCATCGAGGCGGTCGAACCGCCGGAACTCGCGGCGGAGCTCGACCACGTCGCGCTCTCGGGCGGCAAGCGGGTCCGGCCGGCGGTGACGGTGCTCACCTGCGAGGCCGTCGGCGGTACGCCGGGGGACGCCGTCGACTTCGCCGTGGGGATCGAACTCGTCCACAACGCGTCGCTGGTGATCGACGATATCATCGATCGCTCCGAGGTGCGGCGCGGGACCCCGAGCGCGTGGGCGGAGTTCGGCTACGGTCCGGCGATCATCGCCAGCGACGGCCTGCTCGGCGAAGCCTTCGCCCTCTTTTCGGAGAACGAACGCGCCATGCGCATCGTCGCAGAGGCGATGGTGGAACTCGGCGAGGGCGAGGCGACGGAACTGGTCGCCCGTCCCGAGAACGAGGCGGAGTACATGGAACTCGCCCGGCGGAAGACGGGCGTCCTCTTCCGGGCGGCGGCGGAACTCGGCGCGGTGGCCGGGGGCGCCGACGCCTTCACCGTCGAGTCGCTCGGCGACTACGCCGAACGCGTCGGCGTCGCCTTCCAGATCCGCGACGACGTATTGGACGCCACCGCGGACGCGGCGGCGCTCGGCAAGCCGACCGGACAGGACGCCGAGATGGACCGCCCCTCGCTGGTGCAGGTGACGAACCTCTCGCCGGAGGCGGCGAACGAGCGCGCCCAGCGCGAGTCGGACCGCGCGCTCGCGGCGCTGTCGACGGCCGAGACGGAGGAGGTCGACGCCGTCGAGTATCTCCAGGACCTCGCGGAGTTCGTCGTGGTCCGGGAGCGCTAG
- a CDS encoding DUF373 family protein: protein MLLVLCVDLDDDLGRKTGIETPVVGRDAVRDAAVALATADPEDSDVNVMFQGLHVLDDLRASESEEVEVAAVTGLQGSEVRATRKVGNEVDTVLAGLSTGEPVRAIVITDGAQDESVLPVIRSRVPIDSVRRVVVRQAQNLESMYYTMKQVLADPETRGTLLVPLGILLLIYPFVTIATFFDVPGAAVLGLISALLGLYTLFRGLGLESTVDEAADRVRNFLYAGRVTIITYVVAAALLIVGGAEGVQTLRTVEAGLGESPSAVTVLAALVHGAIRWFAAAGITSSLGQVTDECLADRFKWRYLNAPFYVVAIAIVLYAVSGFLLPAVSGVTTLTLTDLAVALTVGTLLGVLSTLTFALAEARYPTGVDPAEV from the coding sequence GTGCTCCTGGTGCTCTGTGTCGACCTCGACGACGACCTCGGCCGCAAGACCGGCATCGAGACGCCGGTCGTCGGCCGTGACGCCGTTCGAGACGCCGCCGTCGCCCTCGCCACCGCGGACCCCGAGGACTCCGACGTGAACGTCATGTTCCAGGGGTTGCACGTCCTCGACGACCTGCGCGCGAGCGAGTCCGAGGAGGTCGAAGTCGCCGCCGTCACCGGCCTGCAGGGCAGCGAGGTGCGAGCGACCCGGAAAGTCGGCAACGAGGTCGATACGGTGCTCGCCGGACTCTCGACCGGCGAACCCGTCCGCGCCATCGTCATCACCGACGGTGCCCAAGACGAGTCGGTGCTCCCCGTGATCCGGTCGCGGGTGCCCATCGACAGCGTCCGCCGGGTGGTCGTCCGGCAGGCCCAGAATCTGGAGTCGATGTACTACACGATGAAGCAGGTGCTCGCCGACCCCGAAACGCGGGGCACCCTCCTGGTGCCGCTCGGCATCCTGTTGCTCATCTACCCCTTCGTCACCATCGCCACCTTCTTCGACGTGCCCGGCGCGGCCGTCCTCGGGCTCATCTCCGCGCTGCTCGGCCTCTACACGCTGTTCCGGGGCCTTGGCCTCGAATCGACGGTCGACGAGGCCGCCGACCGCGTGCGGAACTTCCTCTACGCCGGCCGGGTGACGATCATCACGTACGTCGTCGCCGCGGCGCTGTTGATCGTCGGTGGCGCCGAGGGCGTCCAGACCCTCCGGACCGTCGAGGCCGGCCTCGGCGAGTCGCCCTCGGCCGTGACGGTGCTCGCGGCGCTCGTCCACGGTGCCATCCGGTGGTTCGCCGCCGCCGGCATCACGAGTAGCTTGGGACAGGTCACCGACGAGTGTCTGGCCGACCGGTTCAAGTGGCGCTACCTGAACGCTCCCTTCTACGTCGTCGCCATCGCCATCGTCCTCTACGCCGTCTCGGGCTTCCTCCTCCCGGCCGTGTCCGGGGTGACGACGCTCACCCTCACCGACCTCGCGGTGGCGCTCACCGTCGGGACGCTACTCGGCGTCCTGAGCACGCTCACCTTCGCACTCGCCGAGGCCCGGTACCCGACGGGCGTCGACCCTGCGGAAGTCTAG
- a CDS encoding DUF2070 family protein — MTATQSDLAGLSRYIFTAPSWYASLGFALAIAAMAGIAAFDSGVSDPTWRNLLILGRDAWQGIFFIGLPTVIASVGTTGVDRFVGGKLTPNRSSLLALLCELILVAIVIGAGIVSLVTPLGQTFVYDALVIALASIFAFRLLVVMAVSQSSLLIAAVPASLQTLVSAVFLFVYSGTVRFLELGGPLVDAYLMPYLSRASEAPPELWVIDAHHFQLLAITCVLYAGAVYVFIRVIDRPWQRSLGVSVLDFIRGFVGHVAEGSRELEDFFEKLGEEAIVPVTVLAFRRLDGTQKARFVLPMIHPGPMGEIGGGNFPVRVAEHTDGLVFPPHATAGHDFNLVTEREVDAILDAIDAAQANLTYTSEATRSVRTGAGEASMLGQAFGDDALLVATYAPGFADDVEYGVGLSAAAEARTAGLDDVLLVDAHNSNNGLQGDDLGHVTPGSQRAFDMITAAKQAGGRLREAPTGRVHLGVAWERTDWDAIDGIGPLGIRVAVVEVGGQHTAYVLVDGNNMVPGLRNRVVDAVTARGPIDAAEVMTTDTHIVNTVEADNQIGAAIDHGAFVATIERLVDAAVDDLEPVEAGLATERATVTVFGNDRTETLASHANAVVSMGGALAAVIILVAMAVSILIFFLT; from the coding sequence ATGACGGCGACCCAGTCCGACCTCGCGGGCCTGTCGCGGTACATCTTCACCGCGCCGAGCTGGTACGCCAGTCTGGGGTTCGCCCTCGCCATCGCGGCGATGGCCGGCATCGCCGCCTTCGACTCCGGCGTCAGCGATCCGACGTGGCGGAACCTGCTCATCCTCGGCCGGGACGCCTGGCAGGGCATCTTCTTCATCGGGCTTCCGACGGTCATCGCGTCGGTCGGGACGACCGGCGTCGACCGCTTCGTCGGCGGGAAGCTCACCCCGAACCGGTCGTCGCTGCTCGCCCTGCTCTGTGAGCTCATCCTCGTCGCCATCGTCATCGGCGCCGGCATCGTCTCCCTGGTCACGCCGCTCGGCCAGACGTTCGTCTACGACGCCCTGGTCATCGCGCTCGCCTCCATCTTCGCGTTCCGCCTGCTGGTCGTCATGGCCGTCTCGCAGTCGTCGCTCCTCATCGCCGCGGTGCCAGCCAGCCTCCAGACCCTCGTCTCGGCCGTCTTCCTGTTCGTCTACAGCGGCACCGTCCGGTTTCTGGAACTCGGCGGCCCCCTCGTCGACGCCTACCTGATGCCCTACCTCTCGCGGGCCTCGGAGGCCCCGCCGGAACTCTGGGTCATCGACGCCCACCACTTCCAACTGCTCGCGATCACGTGCGTGCTCTACGCCGGCGCCGTCTACGTCTTCATCCGGGTGATCGACCGCCCCTGGCAGCGCAGCCTCGGCGTCTCCGTCCTCGATTTCATCCGTGGCTTCGTCGGCCACGTCGCCGAGGGGTCGCGGGAACTGGAGGACTTCTTCGAGAAACTCGGCGAGGAGGCCATCGTCCCCGTCACCGTCCTCGCCTTCCGGCGGCTGGACGGCACGCAGAAGGCGCGGTTCGTCCTGCCGATGATCCACCCCGGCCCCATGGGAGAAATCGGCGGCGGGAACTTCCCCGTCCGCGTCGCGGAACACACCGACGGCCTCGTCTTCCCGCCCCACGCCACCGCCGGCCACGACTTCAACCTCGTCACCGAGCGCGAGGTGGATGCGATTCTCGACGCCATCGACGCCGCGCAGGCGAACCTCACCTACACATCGGAGGCGACCCGGAGCGTCCGCACGGGGGCCGGCGAGGCGTCGATGCTCGGACAGGCCTTCGGCGACGACGCCCTCCTCGTCGCCACGTACGCCCCCGGATTCGCCGACGACGTGGAGTACGGCGTCGGCCTCTCGGCGGCGGCCGAGGCCCGAACCGCCGGCCTCGACGACGTGCTCCTCGTCGACGCCCACAACTCCAACAACGGCCTGCAGGGCGATGACCTGGGTCACGTCACCCCCGGCAGCCAGCGCGCGTTCGACATGATCACCGCCGCGAAACAGGCTGGCGGCCGGTTGCGCGAGGCGCCGACCGGGCGGGTCCACCTCGGCGTCGCGTGGGAGCGCACCGACTGGGACGCCATCGACGGCATCGGTCCCCTCGGAATCCGGGTTGCCGTCGTCGAAGTCGGCGGGCAGCACACGGCGTACGTCCTCGTCGACGGCAACAACATGGTACCCGGCCTGCGGAATCGAGTCGTCGACGCGGTGACCGCCCGTGGTCCCATCGACGCCGCCGAGGTGATGACGACCGACACGCACATCGTCAACACCGTCGAGGCGGACAACCAGATCGGCGCCGCCATCGACCACGGCGCGTTCGTGGCGACCATCGAACGACTGGTCGACGCCGCGGTCGACGACCTCGAACCGGTCGAGGCGGGGCTGGCGACCGAGCGCGCGACGGTGACGGTGTTCGGCAACGACCGCACGGAGACGCTCGCCAGCCACGCCAACGCCGTCGTCTCGATGGGTGGGGCGCTCGCCGCCGTCATCATCCTCGTCGCCATGGCGGTCAGCATCCTGATCTTCTTCCTGACGTAG
- a CDS encoding GMP synthase subunit A — protein sequence MTRIVVVDNHGQFTHLEHRALRDAGVDTDIVDNTTPPEDLDVDGLVLSGGPDMDRIGRCAEYLEMDVPVLGICLGMQIMATQLDGAVDAGDYGGYADVTVRIVDADDPVVGSLAPETRVWASHADEVVELPTGFTHTATSDVCDIEAMSDADRDLYGVQWHPEVAHTEEGEELFANFIERCR from the coding sequence ATGACTCGAATCGTCGTCGTCGACAACCACGGTCAGTTCACGCACCTGGAGCACCGGGCGCTCCGCGACGCGGGCGTGGACACCGACATCGTCGACAACACGACGCCGCCCGAGGACCTCGACGTGGACGGCCTCGTCCTCTCGGGCGGCCCCGACATGGACCGGATCGGCCGCTGTGCGGAGTACCTCGAGATGGACGTGCCCGTCCTCGGCATCTGCCTCGGCATGCAGATCATGGCCACCCAACTCGACGGCGCCGTCGACGCCGGCGACTACGGCGGCTACGCCGACGTGACGGTGCGCATCGTCGACGCGGACGACCCGGTCGTCGGGTCGCTCGCCCCCGAGACGCGGGTGTGGGCGAGCCACGCCGACGAGGTAGTCGAACTCCCCACCGGCTTCACTCACACCGCGACGAGCGACGTCTGCGACATCGAGGCGATGAGCGACGCGGACCGGGACCTCTACGGCGTCCAGTGGCACCCCGAAGTGGCCCACACCGAGGAGGGCGAGGAACTGTTCGCGAACTTCATCGAGCGCTGTCGCTGA